Sequence from the Aspergillus nidulans FGSC A4 chromosome III genome:
GTGGGGTCGTAGGCTGCGTGGCAGGCTCTGATCCATCCACGCCGCCTAGACACCAACGGTCAACGCTTACCATAGCGCTAAAGATTTCGGCTTCCCGTCCCAGTCCGCTGCATATATTCGCTAGGGCAGTTTTGGCCTCCAATGAGACTGTCGGCTTGCGTTACATGGACAAATCATGCCATTTGGTTGGCATATGGCGGCTATCAGAATGGCTCGCAGCGGGAAAGCGATCGCGGggcctcttttttttttttttttttttttttttatatatatattttctgaAAGGGTTATCAAGTTAAAATGCACTCCGTCGTAGCATTTAGAGGAACTATTACTCGCCGGCACTCTGTTCCGCGAGCCAACCCCATAAGAGGGATCGGTAGAAGGTAAACTGCGGACTACAGGCTAACAGATAGTACACTTTCGTAGCCTGTCTTTGGCTTCCCTAGTCTTTAAATCTGTGTCAATCTATCCAAGTACGGCAGTTCCACGAAAAGTGCGCTTCATTCTTTGTGGGCTACTCCATATGCTCCACTCGCCCTCCTACGGCGGCCTGACGGCTTTCTCCCATCCTCGAAACCCATGTCTCGTACCTGCTAGCTAAAATTTCATTGGTGCCTGTATCCACTCGTCTACTCTAGCGTGCTGATCTTCGGCGCTGACTTCCCCCCGGTTCGTCCAGCTCCACTTACTAATCATGCATGTTTCGCAGCGTACTCCAATGCATTGCGTAGCGCAACGCTAGGGGTCACAAGGGCGTTGAGGAGCTCTTCTAGGATCTAACGAAGCTCTCTGGCGAATCAAGAAACGAAGGATTGCCCAACAAGACCTAGTAACGTTTGTAACTGTCGGCAACTCGCAGCGGTGTGCTTTGCCTTGATGGAATCCCACTAGTTTGCATCAGCACCTACATCAACCAGCGCCGTCCCCTACTCTTGGAATTTGGTGCTTTTTCAGAACAAAAATAATCGTATTGATTGGAGCCCGGTACAAGCTGTGCAGCCGACTGGACTTCACCCTCTGCACTGCTGCGCTGGCTGACGCGACTGGTCAATTTTGATCGATACTTGTCCcaagctggagctgtcaTAGGTGGAAGCTGTATTCTCACAATGGGGCGATTTGGCTCGCAAACAAGCACTTATAACAGGCTTGTGTCCATCTTTGTCGCGGTTGGATCGCTGGTTAGTTGCTCATTTGCCTCGACGATCACAGTATCCGTGACTGCGCACCACTAACTCTACGTCCAATGCTAGACCTACGGTTATTGCGCGTCCATTATCAGTAGTACTATCGGACAGCCGGGATGGTACACCTACTTCGATCTTCCCGTGGAAGGCGAGCCCGGATATGACTCGACCACAACCCCTACAATTGCTACCGCCAATGGTGTCTTCAGCGCTGGCGGTGCCGTTGGCACGCTGTTTCTGATGTGGGCTTGTGGTTACTTTGGTCGCAAGGTCAATATTCAGCTGGGCGCATTTTTCTCCCTGTTTGGAGGTGCACTTCAAGGAGGCGCGAACTCGCTCAAGTAGGTCTCCAACATTAGCCGGTCATAATTAGGATCCGTTCATTAACATCGTCTCTCTAGAATGTTCCAGGCAGGCCGATTTATCTGCGGTCTAGGCATCGGTATCCTGGTGACCGTCTGTCCTATGTATCTCTCTGAGATGTCAAGCGCATTTCGTCGTGGCTGGCTTGTGGGACACCATGCaatcttcttggtcttcggATACATGCTGGCGGGCTGGGTTGGCTTTGCCTGCTACTACGCCGAGGGAAAGCTAGGCACATTCGGATGGAGGTTTCCTCTGTGCCTGCAGTGTTTGCCACCGCTGGTCCTGCTTGCAGGCTCGCCGTTGCTGCCTCGATCCCCCCGCTGGCTGATCTCTAAGGgtaaggatgaagaggctagATTGACTCTAGAAAAGCTACGCAAGTCTCCTGACGACCCCGATAACCTTGTTGCGAAGGAAGAATACTACCAGATGAAGGAACAGATCCGCctggaggctgagaagcttTCAGCGTACGGAAATGTTTGGAATGCAGTCATTAAGAAACCTTCATACCGGAAGCGGATGATTATCGGCTTCCTCACACAGTGGGGTGCCGAGTTTGGTGGTCCACTGATTATTGTGAGTTATTCATGGTCCAGTCATTCTACTGCCAGCAAACTGACGTACGAGGCAGAACAACTACGCTGTCATACTCTACCAAGGTCTCGGCGAAACTGGCAGTATGCCCCTGCTTCTCAGCGCCGTTTGGCTGACTACAGCTGGTAAGCGTTGTGCGCGCACTTGATACTACGAAAAGCGTGCTGATATGCTCAGGTGTGATCTATAACCCCCTTGGCGCATGGCTGCACGACAAGGTCAACTCTCGCCGCGGCATGTACATAACCGGCTTTGTCGGCATCATCATAACCACATCAATCCTGGCTGCCATGACAGCCGAATACGCCGGAACTACGAACCGAGGAGGAAACGCCGTGGGTATCCTCATGATGTACCTTTACCTTGCTTTCCAGGGGTACGTTGCAACACCTGTTTCCAATGCCATGCCGGCCAGAAGTTTCCTAATCCAATCACAGCACATGTTGCGACACAACCATGTATCTCTATGTGTCTGAGATCTTCCCAACAGAGATTCGTCCCATTGGGATGGGATTCTCACTGTTCGGCCAGTTTGCCGGTAAGCCCGCTACTAGTTTGCTACATTGCAAGGGCTATGAAGCTAACGATACTCAGCCACCCTGATCCTCCTGCAAACTGCCCCAATTGGCTTTGCAAACTCCGGATGGAAATACTACCTGGTTATTATCTTGtggtcgttcttcttcattttcggTAAGCCACCTTTTCTACGTGCCGCCGTGATCTCCGCTCACTGCCGTAGTCatctatttcttcttccctgaAACTGCTCGTCTTACTCTGGAAGAGATCGCCAAGAACTTCGGTGAAGAGGTTGCCGTTAATCTAACCGAGGCCACTGATGAAGAAAGAGCACGAATTGAGCAGGTTGTCGTTCAGCCAGACCCCAGGAAAATCGAGTCAACCACGGCAGACGGggctgcttcttcaaatgCAGAGCCAGTCAAACAAGGCTAAAGAACAAACACTAACAGCAACGTTGGGTTGCCCATAGCTTATGGGTCTTCCCGTTCCGGTTCTAGTTTCTCGATGGTCCAGGCAATCATAGTCCGCTGGCCCTATGATATGGTATATGTTCTCTTGATGATGCGTCACAAACCGGTTTTGTTCCACATCTATGAAACAGCTCCTTGTGGTAGTAGACAGGCAAAGGCGTGCTTGCTACCGGGAATAGCTTTCTGATACTTAATACATAGACGAATGAGGCATGCaaatagtaataatataataatgTTCGCACGACAGACATACTGAGAGGTGGACGGCCAGCAAGGACTGGTAGATGATGTCGGCCTTCAGTACCACTGGTAGTTAATCTAAAGTCAAATGAAAGCTTTTGGAGGGCTTGGTCCCTAGTGGCTGACCATCACACCTCATTCTTTCCCAGCTGGTTGGCCCAGTACTTGCGCCCATCGCGCCTTTTGCCAGCCCCTAAACCCGTAGCCTCATGCCTGGATGTATGATTAGTTAAGCGAGCAATCTAATGTCACCATTGTGTCCCCGTGTACACAGGCCGCATGAGCCAAGCGGTGAGCTCATGCGgcctacaccccctgcaCGTGAGTGCCAAGATCATTATTAAGCAAGTTTGTCCCGCACGAGGTCTTTAAATACTGGTGTCTACACTTGTAATTCAATTTCTGTTTTCCAATTCGTTGATACTTGACCTACACAAATATCAAAGCATTTAGCAATTGGTTGCTAAGCAGTTAGAACAATGGAGTGTCCAGACTCCGGGAACATTTCAATTGAGAACATTTCAACCTATTTGGATAATAATCTTATtgagccagctgctgatgttgcctTAGAAATACAGGTATAGTTATTGCGCCACTGCTTACAAGTTAGTTTTAAACTGCTTGCTAACTAAATAAAAGGAACCAGACATGCTTATTCTGCTTACAAGAGCTAAAAGCTCCTCCAGTCTTACAATATTAAATATTGAGTATATTAATGatcttccagaatatcccaCAACACATATATATGGCCATATATATGTTGTTGCGTCCAAAGGATGAACACAGGTTAAAATAGAACATCTTGCTGATAGTATAAGTACATGTCAAGCACTTGGTAACTGGCTGCTAAGTATTTCCAGATCCAATATGCAAAACAACAGCCTTTTGGACAAAAACAACCTGTTTACTGTCTATTtctgttaagggacgtatttagatggatcttcctatctagacgtgccgtacgtacaagaaggaatcgctaaagaagaaatgagaaagaaggattgttgttgcaaggaagtcttgtaggtggctcaccgccttcaggacagcgcaggccttggccgagtcactaaggtctaaggtccttgtataggcaaaggacccataacagtacccccccctccctctatgtaggaagtacaggtcacagggtaggtcatgttgctttagcctttatatatgcatctctgtttagtgagccgtcctgaagtctatattgttttgTAcaatccagccactcatctagagcttgtacttcctccaaagctgtggcagcttcccaggttggctgagcatagcctgaccatttcactaggtattccagccggtgacctctcccgtatctcctgcgacgttcgtccaggattttctctaccatgtattcttcctcaccgttcaccatgatgctagggggctggctatcatcattcttctgggaaggaagtggatctgatgaagccagccgaagcaggtccacatggaagactggatggatccctgggggcgtattcagccgtacagcatgactgcccaccaggcctataacctcatacttggcgttcttccagtcaagtttcttactgggtCGGTCCAtacagatgttcttcagacttagccagaccttatttcctacttggtagtttgtggccgggctcctgtgtttattagcctgattctctgtattctgttgggaataggccatggaggcttgagcccagtctagggcttccttaactttctgtacgatggcttcccctttctggataggactcttggttggttcttcagctagatgctctacctccttggtaggggtaaatgggctgaggttgtacccatggcttagatagaaggggctgacccctgttgctgttgatgtacggccattaattgccagctctgcaagtggaagtAGCCTGTTCtagtccttctggtcatagcaggtatacatgcggaggtaggtttccactgtgctgttcattctctctgttgatccatcagtctgaggataataggctgtagatagccggcggttgatccctgtcagggtacatatgcgggccTATGTAtcacttgtaaactggcttcccctgtccgaggtgatagccttcgggatcccgtgtttgcttataagtactcgtacgagtgcccaggccacactctcagagtcagtttctgacattccttctagtatcacacctttggttaatcagtctgtgataaccatgatgtttgtacaaccttcgctctctggtaggtctgtaatgaaatccattgaaacctcctgccagggacgatcaggcacagggaggggctttaatagcccccttctctggtctctccaagacttggtcctcctatatatatcacagttccggacgaatcttctgatatcccgggacatgttaggccagaagtattcacagctaaccagcaaatatgtttgctctcagccaggatgtcctgtcaatatagagtcatgtgcagcctgaattatacttgtacagagctgtttaCTATCAGGCACCTACCTCCTCCtacagaagaggatatggtcttgggcgtccagctggcattctgagattccgaCTTTCAATTAtaggtgtggaggaaatctccttgctccatctttcaggcacagtactgcttcactatatctttcatcctgtttgagtgcctccttccacatatcacttttttcgtacggctcccatggttgctcttcagctggttggagggtggcaactaccatcttccccaagtatttttctgtaaaaagttgcatcgtacgagacttgaccctgtcatcttcatcatcaggcatgtcttggtctctctgtgaaagtgcatcagctctctgattggctgaccctttcctatatactagcttgaagttgaaccggctgagaaataaggaccattGTATGTGTTgttctgtcagcttccttggggagaagaagtactccaggtttttgtggtctgtaataacttggaattctctaCATAAGcacagttcagcatcccaggcttcaagacattaTATAATTGTgagtagctccttgtcatagatctcatagttgcattcagctggagaattccttttagagaagtaggcacatgggtgcaattccccttttttattatattaagagagaactcctcctgtattataacctgaggagtcagtctctactactatatagtaggaagggttgaaggttgctaggacaggtctagtaataaacttttccttaagcagatcaaagctatcctggcactccttagtctacaagaagggtgtccctttctttgtcaagttgttcagtgggcgtacgatccctgagaagttagggatgaacctttggtagaagttggcaaagcccaggaatccttggacgccctttatagtagtaggggtttcctattcctttattgctttcaccttctctggGTCtattttgattcccttccctgcctgtattataaagcccaagtactttgtctccttaTCACTCAAATTTGTACTTCTTAATATctaaatataggcctgcttcttccagtttcttcaagactattTATATGTGCTTCcagtgctggcggaggtccctATTAGTATAGACAAGTACATTgtcaatataggctgagcagaattcatctagatattcccggagggtccagttgatgtatttttggaaggtgctcggtgcattagccaacccaaaaggggtgactagccattcaaagagcccgtatctcgtacggaaggcagtcatccattcctggtctttggctatgcggatcttatggaaggcagcagacacatccagcttagtaaactatctggcttgtccaatttggttcagtgtctcatggatcaggggcaatggatagcggtccttcttggtaatggcatttagagcacAGTAGTCAATACAGAACTgcagtcctcctcctagTTTTtgtacaaagagtactggggctgcagctggggaatggctcacgcagataaagcctttctgtaatagttcagagagtgttttccagaggactattagttcttcctgggtcatgttgtaaagggggccccaggggacttcaggatccttcccactctcctcctgtacaaGCTCaattttgtgatcaatcctATCTCCCTAGTACagtggtagttcttctgctttgtcttgttcgaagagccttaggtatttccagtattgccttggtagctttgtacgggggtcaatatgtctctttggggccagtgccttctgtatatctgctaATGAGACTgcaaatatctcaatatcttggccacggcaccttttcctttgtataaatcctcccatggttgtggtggatatctgtgctatgttcagctttggtaagggcctctttatagtactccatagacagactccagtagtacagaggtacagcctgcccctcttagcctctaaccttccatcatgttgctccagccaggggagtcccaagatcaagtcatagcccaggttatcaggtatcacatagaagtaggctcctttttctgtatgcgccccgatgtctagctgaacctgtataatcttattaatctcctctatattcctggtcactcccttgaaaggtttcgggtaGATAGGTATGAGTGGGTATTtaatgtatcttgacaaacttgtcactgattaccctataggtcaggcagcctgtatctatcattgtacgagcattataggtatagttgactagtgcctctaccaagaatgggggggtattcatgcgcgagctgttgaaatcttgccaatcaagtagtatttctctagctgtataacccctctgtacgcgactttgcacagaggttattcattttccgactcgctctcactgtagtcatccatttggtcttgttcttcctaaACtatggccacctgcctagggcgcctggtaggttttgtagggcactcttgtataaagtggtcaggatcaccgcagcgtaggcatttgccctcagacaacctcttttgcttctcctctgcaggcgcctgactagcttttcttggggtcctggtccctttcaTATAgagggccgcgacttccttttgtagggctgcaatttgagcatgggtggcttcccagtctatttgatcaggggtcccggtctggtcagagcctcctgctggtcttgtacaagcaatatgcgtggggacagcagcgcaAGATCCTTTTTatgtaagcctggccactctctggaggttgtggttgatttcgcgcagttgattacagtagttgttgtacgaatcctcctgcctaataccaaccatggcttttagcaactcaacattaattgccgtgtccaacaaggccttcttctggttatcatcccaattaatccctccagtattaagaagttctttgtcaaattcattcaagaactcttcaaagtcacgtttcccttgctttattGTATTtactcgtacaagagcctttctctgttggtcagggtcaccaaaggccttgtctagtaccgcagagaattctgcccatagcacgggagtctcagatttctggcgagccaagagccatggtagtacacactggctggcttttcctctcaggcggctgtaggcatagtaaacttgttcctcctctgtagggtagcaggcggcgttgaTTGCAAACTTCATATAAAGGTTTATCtagaaaggagggtagtccttagggtcttctccagtaaagggttcgacatccgggtgacaaggacggggatagctttgTTCATAGGGGGtaggcgttgcggatgtaactgtagtggtaactggtggatggtttctcagttgcgagttccgtacggcctgtagttccgcctgtaagctgttattctcttcttggagctgttgtttctgagtccgcatctctgtacggagctcctggagctgctgtagcaacaatgcgacgctttcttcttccattgtcatagtaaaaggtctcctcatactattattgagattggtgagcgattcctaatattaagggacgtatttagatggatcttcctatctagacgtgccgtacgtacaagaaggaatcgctaaagaagaaatgagaaagaaggattgttgttgcaaggaagtcttgtaggtggctcaccgccttcaggacagcgcaggccttggccgagtcactaaggtctaaggtccttgtataggcaaaggacccataacaagTCTATTATTTTTGACAGGCTAtcccttatatatctctatctatctttccagtaCTTTCTGGTATataggcagaagaagaagtatactagggtcttggtcctaccacaagagcagctctctAGGTAGTCTGAGTAGTTAAAGTACTGGTAGTATACTGTAAAGTCTCTGTGGCCTGTATAGGTAGTAATAAGTCAGCTAAGTACCTAccagggcagcttgtgcttgtaggagcagctttcttttgtatagGGTCTaatattcagggctttgtaggttttAGGCATCTTATTAGCATATACTGTATATATCTCTGTATAGAGCCACTGTTTTACCTCCTGTTGTAGGTATactggggagggggagatATTAAGGCtatatatagaagaccctagcttagcaagcttgtctgccagcttatTCCCAGTAATTCCAGAGTAGCCTAGAATCTAGTAGACCTAAAGGGGCTTCTATTGCATAGTTAGGATTAAAGGGCTTTCTATCTACTAGGCagctagttggctaaaggtctctgacagactATGTCTATAAGAGGTTAGtctatagcttgctagcagggaggctgcagctaggttatctaggaggataactagctagGTAGAATAGCTAATATATAGTTATCCTAGGGCTATGTATAGGCCTTCTATAGTACCTATAATTTCTATATtatagacttctgtcctggggcctGCAGGGCCATGTCCCTTAGATATAAGAATAGGGCTAAAATAGATTATATAGCtataccctgccccctggctggtctATAAGCTATCTAAGTATACTAAAATCTAtaaaggggcagggctgtagcctttATTGTCTGTTaagagtatatataatagagggagaggcagcttTATTATAATATactctggcagggggctgaggaggagctataagatccttttaagcctggttttaGGCCTGCCTGTAGTAGTCTCTACAGCTATTTAGATAATTAGGTATTTAGTATTaaggcttatatatcttaCTACTGCCCTC
This genomic interval carries:
- a CDS encoding putative MFS sugar transporter (transcript_id=CADANIAT00005319), with the translated sequence MGRFGSQTSTYNRLVSIFVAVGSLTYGYCASIISSTIGQPGWYTYFDLPVEGEPGYDSTTTPTIATANGVFSAGGAVGTLFLMWACGYFGRKVNIQLGAFFSLFGGALQGGANSLKMFQAGRFICGLGIGILVTVCPMYLSEMSSAFRRGWLVGHHAIFLVFGYMLAGWVGFACYYAEGKLGTFGWRFPLCLQCLPPLVLLAGSPLLPRSPRWLISKGKDEEARLTLEKLRKSPDDPDNLVAKEEYYQMKEQIRLEAEKLSAYGNVWNAVIKKPSYRKRMIIGFLTQWGAEFGGPLIINNYAVILYQGLGETGSMPLLLSAVWLTTAGVIYNPLGAWLHDKVNSRRGMYITGFVGIIITTSILAAMTAEYAGTTNRGGNAVGILMMYLYLAFQGTCCDTTMYLYVSEIFPTEIRPIGMGFSLFGQFAATLILLQTAPIGFANSGWKYYLVIILWSFFFIFVIYFFFPETARLTLEEIAKNFGEEVAVNLTEATDEERARIEQVVVQPDPRKIESTTADGAASSNAEPVKQG
- a CDS encoding uncharacterized protein (transcript_id=CADANIAT00005320); the protein is MPDDEDDRVKSRTMQLFTEKYLGKMVVATLQPAEEQPWEPTSWLRANIFAELAINGRTSTATGVSPFYLSHGYNLSPFTPTKEVEHLAEEPTKSPIQKGEAIVQKVKEALDWAQASMAYSQQNTENQANKHRSPATNYQVGNKVWLSLKNICMDRPSKKLDWKNAKYEVIGLVGSHAVRLNTPPGIHPVFHVDLLRLASSDPLPSQKNDDSQPPSIMVNGEEEYMVEKILDERRRRYGRDFRTAH
- a CDS encoding reverse transcriptase family protein (transcript_id=CADANIAT00005321); its protein translation is MTQEELIVLWKTLSELLQKGFICFTKLDVSAAFHKIRIAKDQEWMTAFRTRYGLFEWLVTPFGLANAPSTFQKYINWTLREYLDEFCSAYIDNVLVYTNRDLRQHWKHI
- a CDS encoding uncharacterized protein (transcript_id=CADANIAT00005322) → MPKTYKALNIRPYTKESCSYKHKLPWPQRLYSILPTCYGSFAYTRTLDLSDSAKACAVLKAVSHLQDFLATTILLSHFFFSDSFFMRRPFTMTMEEESVALLLQQLQELRTEMRTQKQQLQEENNSLQAELQAINLYMKFAINAACYPTEEEQVYYAYSRLRGKASQCVLPWLLARQKSETPVLWAEFSAVLDKAFGDPDQQRKALVRVNTIKQGKRDFEEFLNEFDKELLNTGGINWDDNQKKALLDTAINVELLKAMVGIRQEDSYNNYCNQLREINHNLQRVARLT